One Weissella ceti DNA window includes the following coding sequences:
- a CDS encoding helix-turn-helix transcriptional regulator, whose amino-acid sequence MKFEDALYQQRVAKQLTQQELADALFVTRQTVSRWEKGHNYPTLDMLGDICRVLETDIQSLFPEELTKHVKSTGVPVSFFRKLMTFIIGTACTGGLFIFILLFGKYNDVDIINRYNPFLTSTHH is encoded by the coding sequence ATGAAGTTTGAAGACGCGCTATACCAACAACGGGTTGCCAAGCAACTCACCCAACAAGAATTAGCTGACGCTTTATTCGTGACTCGCCAAACTGTGTCACGTTGGGAAAAAGGACACAACTATCCCACACTAGATATGTTGGGAGACATTTGTCGTGTTCTAGAAACAGATATTCAATCTTTGTTCCCTGAAGAATTAACGAAACATGTTAAAAGTACTGGCGTTCCCGTCTCATTCTTTCGTAAACTTATGACATTCATTATTGGCACGGCATGTACTGGCGGATTATTTATCTTCATTCTCCTTTTTGGAAAATACAATGATGTCGATATCATCAACCGCTATAATCCTTTCCTTACTAGCACACACCATTAA
- a CDS encoding ParA family protein: MGHVIALANQKGGVGKTTTTVNLGASLASLGKKVLIIDTDAQGNATSGSGVHKSSIEKDVYDVLVQNEPIKNTIVPTSHEGLEIVPATIRLAGAELELAPVMARELRLKNAIADIDGDYDYILIDNPPSLGLVTINTFSAADAILIPVQAEYYALEGLGQLMNNMKLVKQHFNPDLEVEGVLLTMVDGRTNLSTEVVNNVREYFGSEVYQTTIPRNVRLSEAPSHGMAIMDYDPKSKGAEVYMNLAKEVLAAHGE; this comes from the coding sequence ATGGGACACGTTATTGCATTAGCAAACCAAAAGGGTGGCGTTGGTAAGACAACGACTACTGTTAACCTAGGAGCCTCATTGGCGAGCCTAGGAAAGAAAGTTTTGATCATCGACACAGATGCGCAAGGTAATGCGACATCAGGTTCTGGTGTACACAAGTCATCAATCGAAAAGGACGTTTATGACGTATTGGTTCAAAACGAGCCAATCAAGAACACAATCGTACCAACTTCACACGAAGGACTTGAAATTGTACCAGCAACAATTCGTTTGGCTGGCGCAGAACTAGAATTGGCCCCAGTAATGGCTCGTGAATTGCGTTTGAAGAATGCGATTGCTGACATTGATGGCGACTATGACTACATTTTGATCGACAATCCACCTTCACTTGGATTGGTCACTATCAACACATTTTCAGCTGCGGATGCCATCTTGATTCCAGTTCAAGCCGAATATTATGCGCTTGAAGGTTTGGGTCAATTGATGAACAACATGAAGTTGGTTAAGCAACACTTTAACCCTGACTTGGAAGTTGAAGGAGTCTTGTTGACAATGGTTGATGGACGTACAAACCTATCAACTGAAGTTGTAAACAATGTTCGTGAATACTTTGGTAGCGAAGTGTACCAAACAACTATTCCACGTAATGTGCGTCTTTCAGAAGCACCTTCACACGGAATGGCCATTATGGACTACGATCCAAAGTCAAAGGGTGCAGAAGTGTACATGAATTTGGCGAAGGAGGTCTTAGCGGCCCATGGTGAATAA
- a CDS encoding asparaginase: MQEILILTTGGTIASQETDNGLAPGLPDEQLMTYFEPRPGINLSIETVMNKDSSNMQPEDWLKMAERVQHHVDDYDAFIITHGTDTMAYTAAALSYLLNNVNKPIVITGSQVPLEMIETDAIRNLHDSLTVASQADLKGGYLVFNGLVMAGTRAIKTKSKSYGAFESINYPYIASVGDGQFKMLYEPRENDKIVMSELAIDTNVFVLKAFPGMPVEVFDYLGDTTHGVIIESFGNGGLPFARRNLIPAIEKLTARGIPVIITTQILEEGQDINLYEVGKKVADAGGITVGDMNTEAAVAKLMWVLADTRDLDKIRVLMQTPIAHDLNFV; encoded by the coding sequence ATGCAAGAAATTCTAATTCTAACCACTGGAGGCACAATTGCCTCACAAGAAACAGATAATGGGTTAGCGCCAGGACTGCCTGATGAGCAGTTGATGACGTATTTTGAACCTCGACCTGGCATTAATTTGTCAATTGAAACGGTCATGAACAAAGACTCTTCTAACATGCAACCAGAAGACTGGTTGAAGATGGCAGAGCGTGTACAACACCATGTGGATGATTACGATGCATTTATCATTACACACGGAACAGACACGATGGCATACACTGCAGCAGCGTTGTCATATCTGTTGAACAATGTGAACAAACCAATCGTGATTACCGGCTCACAAGTGCCGTTAGAAATGATTGAAACGGACGCCATTCGTAACTTACATGATTCACTAACTGTTGCTAGTCAAGCAGACCTAAAGGGGGGTTACTTGGTCTTTAATGGTTTGGTGATGGCAGGAACGCGTGCGATTAAGACGAAGAGTAAGAGTTACGGTGCTTTTGAAAGTATCAACTACCCATACATTGCGAGTGTAGGGGATGGACAGTTCAAGATGCTTTACGAACCGCGTGAGAATGATAAGATTGTCATGAGCGAATTAGCAATCGATACGAACGTTTTCGTTTTGAAGGCATTCCCTGGAATGCCAGTGGAAGTGTTTGACTACTTAGGTGATACAACACATGGTGTGATCATCGAAAGTTTTGGAAATGGTGGCTTACCGTTCGCACGTCGTAATCTAATTCCAGCGATCGAAAAGCTAACTGCTCGTGGTATTCCAGTGATTATCACAACACAAATCCTAGAAGAAGGACAAGACATTAACTTGTACGAAGTAGGAAAGAAAGTGGCAGATGCTGGTGGAATCACAGTTGGTGACATGAATACAGAAGCCGCTGTTGCGAAGTTGATGTGGGTCTTGGCAGATACACGTGATTTGGATAAGATTCGTGTCTTGATGCAAACACCAATTGCGCACGACTTGAACTTTGTTTAA
- a CDS encoding response regulator transcription factor yields the protein MAKETVKLLIVEDDYALNDTISETISGLGSITQVHDGDEGLYEIESGVYDAVVLDVMLPGQDGFTILRKAKEMFPNLPILMLTAKGELADKMQGFDLGADEYITKPFYKEELLARLKTLLRHTGVLGQAGALEVGNVQVYVEQHKVLVDGKEVNLQGREFGLLVYLMQHMGQIVTKDQIFDRLWGFDSDTSLTVVEVYMSNLRKNLRNADAAINIKTLRNVGYSLTAQAD from the coding sequence ATGGCAAAAGAGACAGTGAAGTTGTTAATTGTAGAAGACGATTACGCATTGAACGACACAATTAGTGAAACAATTAGTGGATTAGGAAGTATCACACAAGTTCACGATGGTGACGAAGGCTTGTACGAAATTGAATCTGGCGTTTACGACGCAGTTGTCTTGGATGTTATGTTGCCTGGACAAGATGGATTTACAATCTTGCGTAAGGCTAAGGAAATGTTCCCGAACCTACCAATCCTAATGTTGACGGCTAAGGGAGAGTTGGCTGACAAGATGCAAGGGTTCGACTTGGGGGCTGATGAATACATTACAAAGCCTTTCTACAAGGAAGAATTGCTTGCCCGATTGAAGACTTTGCTACGTCACACGGGTGTTCTAGGACAAGCTGGTGCGTTGGAAGTTGGAAATGTGCAAGTTTACGTTGAACAACACAAGGTGTTGGTTGACGGTAAGGAAGTAAACCTACAAGGACGTGAATTTGGTTTGTTAGTTTACTTGATGCAACACATGGGCCAAATCGTAACTAAGGATCAAATTTTTGACCGCCTATGGGGATTTGACTCAGATACATCTTTGACAGTTGTTGAAGTATACATGAGTAACTTGCGTAAGAACCTACGTAATGCAGATGCTGCGATTAACATTAAGACATTACGTAACGTTGGTTACTCATTGACTGCGCAGGCTGATTAA
- the menB gene encoding 1,4-dihydroxy-2-naphthoyl-CoA synthase — METVEWTPIKEYSEILFERTGKIAKITMNRPEKRNAFTPTTVAEMIDAFSYSRDDASIGVIILTGAGDEAFSSGGDQSIRGNGGYVGPDEIARLNVLDLQRLIRVIPKPVVAMVRGWSVGGGNILQLVCDLTVAADNAKFGQTGPMVGSFDAGYGSAYLARVVGHKRAKEVWFLNEFYTAQEAMDMGWINRVVPLADVETATLEWAETMLKKSPTALRFIKAAMNADTDGVAGLQQLAGDATMLFYTTDEGKEGRNAFLEKREPDFDQFPKFP, encoded by the coding sequence ATGGAAACAGTTGAATGGACACCGATTAAAGAGTATTCAGAAATTCTATTTGAACGTACTGGTAAGATTGCCAAGATTACAATGAACCGTCCGGAAAAGCGTAACGCTTTTACACCAACAACGGTTGCTGAAATGATTGATGCTTTTAGCTACAGTCGTGATGACGCTTCAATTGGCGTAATCATCCTAACTGGAGCTGGGGATGAAGCATTCTCATCTGGTGGAGACCAATCTATCCGTGGAAATGGTGGATACGTGGGACCAGACGAAATTGCACGTTTGAACGTATTGGACCTACAACGATTGATTCGTGTGATTCCAAAGCCGGTTGTGGCGATGGTTCGCGGATGGTCAGTTGGTGGTGGAAACATCTTGCAACTTGTCTGTGATCTAACAGTTGCCGCTGATAACGCTAAGTTTGGTCAAACAGGACCAATGGTTGGTTCATTTGACGCCGGTTATGGATCAGCCTACCTAGCACGTGTCGTTGGACACAAGCGTGCTAAGGAAGTATGGTTCCTAAACGAATTCTACACAGCACAAGAAGCGATGGACATGGGTTGGATTAACCGTGTTGTACCTTTGGCTGATGTTGAAACAGCTACCCTAGAATGGGCTGAAACAATGTTGAAGAAGTCTCCAACTGCCTTGCGTTTCATCAAGGCTGCTATGAACGCCGACACTGATGGTGTGGCTGGATTGCAACAATTGGCTGGGGATGCCACAATGTTGTTCTACACAACTGACGAAGGTAAGGAAGGACGTAACGCGTTCTTGGAAAAGCGGGAACCAGATTTTGATCAATTCCCTAAGTTCCCATAA
- the mutY gene encoding A/G-specific adenine glycosylase has translation MIDMWSDEKIESFRATLLAWYDAEGRDQLPWRKDQEPYHIWVSEIMLQQTQVNTVIPYYERFMGMFPTVQDLAAAPEQALLKAWEGLGYYSRVRNMQKAAQQIVDDHAGVWPDDMKGLLDLKGIGPYTAAAVASISFKEPVAAIDGNAFRVYARLFKIDADVAQPKTRNLFFELGNKLIDPVRPGDFNQAIMDLGSSFMSAKNYDSENSPVKAFNASYEDGTEDFYPVKSKAKKAKPITYFAVSVKSPEGFLWEQRPENGLLANFWTMPLYNLNEFIGDTDAKWTIEEMITATEARILADYGVQVTLEAVEGKPVTHIYTHQKWTVTILTGHITETPELSRGVWREQELLMADPQPKIQEKIWQKMAK, from the coding sequence ATGATTGACATGTGGTCAGATGAAAAAATCGAGTCGTTCAGAGCGACGTTATTAGCGTGGTATGACGCAGAAGGGCGTGACCAATTACCATGGCGTAAAGACCAAGAACCATATCACATTTGGGTGTCAGAAATTATGCTGCAACAGACCCAAGTGAACACCGTGATCCCTTACTATGAACGTTTTATGGGGATGTTTCCAACTGTGCAAGATTTAGCAGCTGCACCAGAACAAGCCTTGTTAAAGGCGTGGGAAGGACTAGGTTACTACTCACGTGTACGTAATATGCAAAAAGCAGCACAACAAATTGTGGACGATCATGCTGGTGTTTGGCCAGATGATATGAAAGGGTTGTTAGATTTGAAGGGGATTGGCCCTTATACTGCCGCAGCTGTGGCAAGTATTTCGTTCAAAGAACCTGTTGCCGCAATTGATGGAAATGCCTTCCGTGTTTATGCACGTTTGTTTAAAATCGATGCTGATGTTGCCCAACCCAAGACGCGTAATTTGTTCTTTGAGTTAGGAAATAAATTAATTGATCCAGTTCGTCCCGGTGATTTTAACCAAGCTATTATGGACTTGGGGTCATCATTTATGTCTGCGAAGAACTATGATTCAGAAAATTCACCAGTTAAAGCCTTCAATGCGTCTTATGAAGATGGGACAGAAGATTTCTACCCGGTAAAATCAAAGGCTAAAAAAGCGAAGCCAATTACATACTTCGCAGTATCTGTTAAATCACCCGAAGGATTTCTGTGGGAACAACGACCAGAAAATGGCTTGTTAGCTAACTTTTGGACGATGCCACTGTACAACTTGAATGAATTTATTGGGGATACTGATGCGAAGTGGACCATTGAGGAAATGATTACGGCGACTGAAGCACGTATTCTGGCAGATTATGGTGTTCAAGTGACACTTGAAGCAGTAGAAGGTAAGCCAGTCACGCACATTTACACGCATCAAAAATGGACAGTGACAATTTTAACGGGTCACATCACAGAAACACCCGAATTGAGTCGCGGTGTTTGGCGCGAACAAGAATTGTTGATGGCAGATCCACAACCGAAAATTCAAGAAAAAATCTGGCAGAAAATGGCGAAGTAA
- a CDS encoding cysteine hydrolase family protein — MEALLIIDYTNDFVATDGALTCGEPGQAIADRIVALADEHLAAGNAVILPTDLHEENDPFHPESKLFPPHNLANTWGREFYGPLADWVAKHQDDSNVYIYPKNRYSSFANTNLDNYLRSRGITSLHLTGVCTDICVLHTAVDGYNLNYQLTVHPDAVASFSPNGHDWALAHFKNSLGASVPEK, encoded by the coding sequence ATGGAAGCTCTGTTGATTATTGATTATACAAATGATTTCGTTGCTACAGATGGCGCATTAACATGTGGTGAACCTGGGCAAGCCATCGCAGATCGTATTGTGGCGCTTGCTGATGAGCATTTAGCAGCTGGGAATGCCGTTATCCTACCTACTGACTTACACGAAGAAAATGATCCATTTCACCCTGAAAGTAAATTATTTCCACCCCACAATTTAGCTAATACTTGGGGGCGTGAATTTTACGGACCTTTGGCTGATTGGGTCGCAAAACATCAAGACGATTCCAATGTGTATATCTATCCTAAAAATCGTTATAGTAGTTTCGCCAACACCAATTTGGATAATTATTTGCGTAGTCGTGGGATTACCTCATTACATTTGACTGGTGTATGCACGGATATCTGCGTCTTGCACACCGCCGTTGATGGGTATAACTTGAACTATCAATTAACAGTCCACCCCGATGCTGTGGCAAGTTTTTCACCCAATGGGCATGATTGGGCCTTAGCCCACTTCAAGAACAGCCTAGGGGCCTCAGTTCCTGAAAAATAA
- the rsmG gene encoding 16S rRNA (guanine(527)-N(7))-methyltransferase RsmG — MNPQEFAAALREHGVVLNDTQLMQYEKYYERLVAVNEHMNLTAITDRDDVYLKHFYDSLTLAFAYPALQTEPLKMVDVGAGAGFPSIPLKIAFPNLKITIIDALNKRIKFLADLVDELELDNVTVTHARAEEFGQKSSAFRETFDVATARALARLNVLGELTLPLVEVGGALLAMKGSQADEELQEANKAITTLGGKIGEQIDVTLPNGDPRAVIVINKVKPTPKKYPRKPGDPVRKPL; from the coding sequence ATGAATCCTCAAGAATTTGCGGCGGCATTACGCGAACACGGTGTTGTTTTGAACGACACACAACTGATGCAATATGAAAAATATTACGAACGTTTGGTAGCAGTTAACGAACATATGAATTTGACAGCTATCACGGACCGTGATGATGTCTATTTGAAGCATTTCTATGATTCATTGACGCTTGCTTTTGCTTACCCAGCATTACAAACAGAACCATTGAAGATGGTCGATGTTGGGGCAGGAGCGGGATTCCCGTCAATTCCATTGAAAATTGCTTTTCCTAATTTGAAAATTACCATCATCGATGCGTTGAACAAGCGTATTAAGTTCTTGGCTGACTTAGTTGATGAATTGGAACTAGATAACGTTACAGTAACACACGCTCGTGCTGAAGAATTCGGTCAAAAGAGTAGCGCATTCCGTGAAACTTTTGATGTGGCTACTGCCCGCGCCTTAGCGCGTTTGAATGTCTTGGGAGAGCTTACACTACCACTTGTTGAAGTGGGTGGTGCATTGCTAGCCATGAAGGGTAGTCAAGCAGACGAAGAACTTCAAGAAGCCAACAAGGCGATCACAACACTTGGTGGAAAGATCGGTGAACAAATCGATGTGACTTTGCCAAATGGTGATCCTCGTGCAGTTATTGTGATTAACAAGGTTAAGCCAACACCGAAGAAGTATCCACGTAAGCCGGGCGATCCAGTCCGCAAGCCATTGTAG
- a CDS encoding PaaI family thioesterase: protein MTVSKFFHLNAEILTAELVTVTLPITAQTKQPYGVVHGGINALIAEEAASLGANEALKAADRTDVVAVGVDIQTHHLAAVSQGVLEGRATPIHIGGRIQTWKVSIREMITDTPTAFSTVTLTTMPLPK from the coding sequence ATGACTGTTTCAAAATTTTTTCATTTAAACGCAGAGATTTTGACCGCTGAATTAGTGACGGTCACATTGCCAATCACCGCGCAGACGAAACAACCTTATGGTGTTGTGCACGGTGGGATTAATGCCCTAATCGCCGAGGAAGCAGCTAGTCTTGGCGCTAATGAAGCATTAAAGGCCGCAGATCGGACTGATGTCGTCGCTGTTGGTGTCGATATTCAAACACACCATCTAGCTGCTGTTTCCCAAGGTGTGCTTGAAGGTCGTGCGACACCAATTCACATTGGTGGCCGTATCCAAACTTGGAAAGTAAGCATTCGTGAAATGATTACAGACACACCAACTGCCTTCTCAACTGTCACGTTGACAACGATGCCATTACCTAAATAA
- the menE gene encoding o-succinylbenzoate--CoA ligase produces MENWLVTQVKQRPSHIAVSDQTTELTFAQVYEQVVEMAERLTAILDENSRVALITPNSLTGYTIALALQQLGRQIVLLNRRLSAKELQYQVEHAEITQVLQDDDFMHVLEHVEQVTFSVVTQAERIPATLVDNFEPSDVTSIMFTSGTTGRPKGVEQTFGNHYASAQATAQNFSLTADDTWLTVVPLFHISGFSIVMRSLILGLRVHFYDHYDPAELNEDIMAGKGTVISVVPMMLKGMLAAQVDKYPTSFRHFILGGGPVTKADLIAGDAVNAHITQTYGMTETASQILTLSDADAVTKLGTVGKAVTPVKVRLTDVDARGVGRLQVKSPTITVGYLNDDAKYAASFVDGWFDTGDQATMDAEGFVTIVGREGDMISSGGENVFPAEIEEVYQQHPVVDEIVVVGRADDRWGAVPVAFIRLNKGHVLDKNDLREFGRTHLAHYKVPKQFMSYDKEWPRTASGKIQRFRLQDEIEKP; encoded by the coding sequence ATGGAAAATTGGTTAGTAACACAAGTAAAACAACGACCAAGTCACATTGCCGTCAGTGATCAAACGACGGAGTTAACATTTGCACAAGTATATGAGCAGGTTGTCGAAATGGCAGAACGATTAACGGCAATTTTGGATGAAAATTCACGTGTTGCGTTGATTACGCCAAATTCACTAACCGGTTATACGATTGCACTTGCTTTGCAACAATTAGGCCGTCAAATTGTTTTGTTGAACCGTCGCTTGTCAGCTAAAGAATTACAATATCAAGTTGAACATGCTGAAATCACACAAGTGCTGCAAGATGATGACTTTATGCATGTGCTAGAACATGTCGAACAAGTGACATTTTCAGTTGTAACGCAGGCGGAACGTATACCTGCGACGTTGGTAGATAACTTTGAACCATCAGATGTAACCAGTATTATGTTCACATCTGGTACGACTGGTCGTCCTAAAGGAGTAGAACAAACTTTCGGTAATCATTATGCGTCTGCGCAAGCAACGGCCCAAAACTTTAGCCTAACAGCTGATGATACATGGCTAACGGTTGTGCCATTGTTCCATATCAGTGGTTTCTCAATCGTCATGCGTTCATTAATCTTGGGATTACGTGTTCATTTCTATGATCACTATGATCCAGCCGAGTTGAATGAGGATATTATGGCAGGTAAAGGGACGGTTATTTCAGTCGTACCAATGATGTTGAAGGGAATGTTAGCGGCGCAAGTTGATAAGTATCCAACAAGTTTCCGCCACTTTATTCTGGGTGGTGGACCAGTGACTAAGGCCGATTTAATTGCTGGGGATGCTGTTAATGCTCATATCACGCAAACGTACGGCATGACAGAAACAGCTTCGCAAATTCTAACGCTGTCTGACGCAGACGCTGTGACGAAATTGGGGACGGTTGGTAAAGCTGTTACACCCGTTAAAGTGCGTTTAACTGACGTTGACGCTCGTGGCGTAGGACGACTACAAGTGAAGTCTCCCACCATCACAGTGGGTTATCTAAATGATGATGCTAAGTACGCTGCGTCATTTGTGGATGGCTGGTTTGATACTGGTGATCAAGCAACAATGGACGCGGAAGGGTTTGTGACGATTGTTGGTCGTGAAGGCGATATGATTTCATCTGGTGGGGAAAATGTCTTCCCGGCTGAAATTGAAGAAGTCTATCAACAACACCCGGTAGTTGATGAAATTGTTGTTGTCGGTCGTGCGGATGACCGTTGGGGTGCAGTACCCGTCGCGTTCATTCGGTTAAATAAAGGACATGTATTAGACAAAAATGATTTGCGTGAATTTGGGCGCACACACTTAGCGCATTACAAAGTGCCGAAGCAATTTATGAGCTATGATAAGGAATGGCCACGTACTGCTAGTGGTAAAATTCAACGTTTCCGACTACAAGACGAAATTGAGAAACCTTAA
- a CDS encoding YdbC family protein has translation MADLKFEILQEFGTLSTSKSGWELQLNFVQWGDNQPKFDLRTWSPDHKKMGKGLTLNHDEIVKLSAVLEDVLNAEKTGQQNAVPEEIVKVFEELPEETTDAPGWAKLGDL, from the coding sequence ATGGCAGATTTGAAATTTGAAATCTTGCAAGAATTTGGGACACTTTCTACAAGTAAAAGTGGTTGGGAACTACAATTGAATTTTGTTCAATGGGGAGACAACCAACCTAAGTTTGATCTTCGTACATGGTCACCAGACCACAAGAAGATGGGGAAAGGATTGACGCTTAATCATGATGAAATTGTGAAGTTGTCAGCCGTATTAGAAGATGTTTTGAACGCTGAAAAAACTGGCCAACAAAATGCGGTGCCAGAAGAAATCGTTAAAGTGTTTGAAGAACTTCCAGAAGAAACAACAGATGCACCTGGTTGGGCTAAATTAGGTGATTTATAG
- a CDS encoding sensor histidine kinase, which produces MAERKSQQTPEYAPYVAQNYENLRLPRPLQKLRESLSQREKMMILMVVGFTLVFALISFFAVAQFKTVMYRPAERRVEKTFVQVQQRDGVQPADVMDYTDELKVALKLKQDQVEMKKYRGEWYFFKAHNDQLAFLNVTAQYQLLEKISYRLLWIFGLSEIALLLMAMALTRANMRPILRASHQQKTFIADAAHEFKTPMTIMQNNLERMLEHPNDTVMDQVENIANSLTEVRHLNHLTSDLLTLAQSDASVPMFEFEEMNVTEVAREVGDVYKLNAVSKEQTLTIDMPDELMMIGDAQRMRQLFVILIDNAQKYAGEGAHVTVSGEQKKDMIKLTVSDTGKGVTDEQKKRLFDRFYRIDKARSRSTGGHGLGLSIAKWVVQGHHGTINITDTDPHGVTFTMNLPKTQKKVRS; this is translated from the coding sequence ATGGCTGAGCGTAAATCACAACAAACGCCAGAATATGCACCATATGTGGCGCAAAATTATGAAAATCTTCGTTTGCCACGACCATTGCAAAAGTTGCGTGAGTCATTGAGCCAACGTGAGAAGATGATGATCTTGATGGTTGTCGGTTTTACGTTGGTCTTTGCACTGATTAGTTTCTTTGCCGTGGCACAATTCAAGACGGTTATGTACCGACCAGCTGAACGCCGTGTCGAAAAGACATTTGTTCAGGTCCAACAACGGGATGGTGTTCAACCAGCGGATGTAATGGACTATACCGACGAATTAAAGGTTGCATTGAAATTGAAGCAAGACCAAGTCGAGATGAAGAAATATCGCGGTGAATGGTATTTCTTTAAGGCACATAATGATCAATTAGCCTTTTTGAACGTCACAGCACAATATCAATTGCTAGAAAAAATTTCATATCGTCTGCTATGGATTTTTGGGTTATCTGAAATTGCACTTTTGTTGATGGCGATGGCCTTAACACGAGCCAATATGCGTCCGATTTTGCGTGCTTCGCACCAACAAAAGACCTTTATTGCTGATGCGGCACATGAATTTAAGACACCGATGACAATTATGCAAAACAACTTGGAACGTATGTTGGAACATCCTAACGATACCGTGATGGATCAAGTTGAGAACATTGCCAATTCATTGACCGAAGTACGTCACTTGAATCATTTAACATCTGACCTACTGACATTAGCGCAATCTGATGCTAGTGTGCCAATGTTTGAATTTGAGGAAATGAATGTTACTGAGGTTGCGCGTGAAGTTGGGGATGTCTATAAGCTGAACGCAGTAAGCAAGGAACAAACACTAACGATTGATATGCCTGATGAATTAATGATGATCGGGGATGCCCAACGTATGCGTCAATTGTTCGTTATCTTAATTGATAATGCGCAAAAGTATGCTGGTGAAGGTGCCCATGTCACCGTATCAGGTGAACAAAAGAAAGATATGATTAAGCTAACCGTATCTGACACTGGTAAGGGTGTTACAGATGAACAAAAGAAACGCTTGTTCGATCGATTCTACCGAATTGATAAGGCGCGTTCTCGTTCAACGGGGGGACACGGTCTAGGTCTATCAATTGCGAAGTGGGTTGTACAAGGACATCACGGAACAATTAACATCACAGATACAGATCCACATGGTGTAACGTTTACGATGAACTTACCTAAAACACAAAAGAAAGTCCGCAGCTAA
- a CDS encoding ParB/RepB/Spo0J family partition protein translates to MVNKKKSGLGTVGGLDALFGEQNVDTSSIEVQAPTQAAAPVDGEAVIELSLGQIVTNPFQPRRIFDEAALADLAASITENGVLQPIIVRPTEDSKKFEILAGERRWRASKLAEQTVVPAIIRNLDDQQMMQAAILENLQREDLTPLEEAQAYRDMMDVMNLTQAEVAKRLGKARSAVANLLRLLTLPDVVKDLVNDGSLSMGQARTLLGLRNKRRIPGVAKRVVDEGLTVRQLEQLVNKMNEQGDETKPTAVPSAYLTATQNVLEEKFGTKVNVTRNQRGAGKIEISYLSDDDLARIFEVLDLSLDDM, encoded by the coding sequence ATGGTGAATAAGAAGAAGTCTGGTCTAGGAACAGTTGGTGGTCTTGATGCTTTGTTCGGTGAACAAAACGTCGATACATCATCAATTGAAGTCCAAGCACCAACGCAAGCTGCTGCACCGGTTGACGGCGAAGCAGTTATCGAATTGAGCTTGGGACAAATTGTTACTAACCCATTCCAACCACGTCGTATTTTTGATGAAGCTGCCTTGGCTGATTTGGCTGCTTCAATTACAGAAAATGGGGTTTTGCAACCAATCATTGTTCGTCCAACTGAAGATTCAAAGAAATTTGAAATCTTGGCTGGTGAACGTCGTTGGCGTGCCTCTAAGCTAGCTGAACAAACAGTTGTGCCAGCAATCATTCGTAATCTTGATGATCAACAAATGATGCAAGCAGCAATCTTGGAAAACTTGCAACGTGAAGATTTGACACCGTTGGAAGAAGCTCAAGCTTACCGCGACATGATGGATGTGATGAACTTGACGCAAGCTGAAGTCGCTAAGCGTTTGGGTAAGGCGCGTTCAGCCGTGGCTAACTTGTTGCGTCTGTTGACATTGCCAGATGTTGTAAAAGACTTGGTCAATGATGGTTCGCTATCAATGGGACAAGCGCGTACATTGCTAGGACTACGTAACAAGCGCCGTATTCCTGGTGTTGCCAAGCGTGTCGTTGACGAAGGATTAACTGTTCGTCAATTGGAACAATTGGTTAACAAGATGAACGAACAAGGTGATGAAACTAAGCCAACAGCCGTACCATCAGCATACTTAACAGCGACACAAAATGTGTTGGAAGAAAAGTTTGGCACAAAGGTTAACGTGACACGTAACCAACGTGGTGCTGGAAAGATCGAAATTTCATATTTGTCAGATGATGACTTGGCCCGCATTTTTGAAGTGTTGGACTTGTCATTGGATGACATGTAA